Sequence from the uncultured Bacteroides sp. genome:
CCATTTATAACATTCAACGCCATTTGCATTGCTGTCAATCCAATTTGAAGAAGCTGTGCCCAAAGTTGTAATTCTATATGAAGCAGAGTAAAGAGCAGCCAAGTATGAATAATCAGTAAATTCCCATTGAACAGTTGTAGTTTTAGGAGTCGCTACAGGCATAATATTATCGACTTCATGCACTACTCCGTTCTTACAATTGCTATTTATTGTTTTAAGCTGTACACCAGATACTGTTTCTGAATTATAATTAAGGAATAAAGCGTTGTTTACTACCGATAAATTAATCAATTCATTTTCTGCTAAAGTCGCAAGATTCTTTGAAGTTTCATTTGCATCAAATTTAGCCAGAGAATTAAAAGATAACATCTGATCAATAATATGATAAGAGATATACTTATTAAGAGCATTAGAAGGATCAGCATAATTTGTATCCGTTGCTCCAATATATGCAGCTAATGAACTTAAATCTGTAATATTCATTTTTGCAAAAACATCATTAGAGACTGCAAACAAAGTATACTTATATTTTCGAACACTAACAGTATAATCAGGCAACGTTTCAGTTGTCATTATTTTTTTTAGTTGTTCACTATACCCTGTGACTTCAATGGCACTTTTCAATATTGAATATGAAGGCACCTGCATTTTATCCCAGATTGTTTCTGTAATAGGGGTTAACACATGATCAAGAGTTTGAATAACCCCATTAGTAACTACTTTATCTAATCCAACAATGAGAGCTTCATCATTAACACGAATTGCATTCAGTCCACCATTTTTTATTGACAAGAAATCGCCTGTAGCAGTTGTGTCCGCCAAAGCTCCATCATCAAAATTTGAAGAAGTATATTGTGCACCCTTTACTGTGTGATATTTCACTAAAGTAATTGCATCATTTTTATTCAGTTCCTTAACTGAAGATACATTCTTAGATTTCAAGTATGCATTCATAGCATCATTGTTAGGAACGAAACAAGTATAATTTGAGCTCAGATTGATTGTGTTGTACAAATCTGTATATTTCAACAGATCAACCCAGAGTGAATATGTCTCAGGGTTCTCAGTCATATAAGTAGCAGCTGGAACGTCTTTCATATTTTCAATGTATGCAGTATTTGCATATGGGTCTGAACATGAACACAAGCTTACTATAAGTAGGATAAATAATCCACCAATATTTTTCATATAATTATATTTATTAACTATTTACAACTATTTACCAAGTTTCTCATAATAAGAATTCTGTTTAAGCAGAGGATTTACAGCTGTTTCATCTTCATGATATGGCATATACCAAGAGTTTGTATCAGCCAGTTTTGAACGCATCACTGCTTGATTATTAGCACCTGCTACAGACAAGACTTGCTCTATTAAAAGTTCTTTGTATTTATAATTATCTCTGGACCCAATGCGCAATAAATCAAACCAGCATTTTCCTTCAGCAAAGAATTCTCTTTGGCGCTCCTGTAATAAAAGGAGTAACATTGATTGCTGATTAGATGTAGCTGAGATATCAGCTAATCCAGCTCTTTCGCGTATCTGATTGATTAAATCAGCCCCTTTAGCATAACCATCATCTGTTCCTAACATTATATTAGCTTCGGATTTCATTAAATAAATATCAGCCAACCGATAAATAATGTAGTTCTGATCATTTTCCGTACTACCATCACGCGCTGTTGCACCATCGTTCAATTTACCAATATACTTCCAAATAGTAGATTCATCACTTGCCATATATGAGGCATTTCCACCTCTTATATCATTGTCACTATTAAATAAGGACAGTTCATAAGGAGAAATCAAATAGTAATGGTTTGTGCTGAACCAATTAATAAAACTATTTGTTTGAGCCAAAGGCTTACTATATTGTATCTCAAAGATACTTTCATTACTATTTCCTGGATAAAAATTAGTAAACCAAGAAGCACCTTGAATAAGTCCCACTCTTTTAGAATTGATAACAGCATCACATTCAGTAATACAATCCTGATAGTTACCCAACCAAAGATTTATATCTGCCAGTAAAGAATAAATAGCCCATTTAGTTGCACGTCCTTTAGTATTCATTGGATTTGCGGCATCTGTTTCCGGAAAATATTCTTTCGCAGTTTCTAACGATCCATTTAAATCAGTAACGCATTTTTCTAGAATATCATTTCCTGAAGTTGCTTCCAAAACGTATGAAGCATTATCGTCTACATAAGGCTCCACAACATAAGGAACATTACCAAAAACACGCACCAGATAAAAATAAGATAATGCACGTAGAAAATACGCTTCGGACAAATATGAGTTCATCACATTTACATTAAAAGATTTATCTTTTTCAACGACGCCCGGTGCATACTTTATCACAGAATTAGCCATATTAATAACCTTATAAATAGCATCCCATTTAGCTAAATCATTATTCAGCAGAATATCCATAGAACGAACTTTTTGAGCTGCTTTCTGACCAGTAGAGCCATCACCAAAAAATATGACACCATTTCCTCTGGATTCGCCCCAAAGAAAAAGATCCTCCTGAGCCAAGCGTAAGTTAACATATCCTGAAGCTAACACAGCCTGCACCTCTTCTTTTGTTTTCCAATATTCAGAACTATTTTGTTCATTTTCAGGCAAAACATTTAAGTAGTCTTGACAAGAAGATAAAGCAAATATAAGAGTCAATACCGAGATATAATATTTAATATTTTTCATATCGTATAGTACTTATGTTTAAAAATTCAAGTTTAATCCAAAAGCAAATCTCAACGGCTTAGGTGTAGATGCCTTATCGAGCGCTACTTCATACATATTGTCTATTCTGGAAGAACTGATCTCTGGATCCTGACCTGTATATTTTGTTAAAGTAAACAAGTCGTATCCTGTCAAATAAAACTCAGCTTTCTGAATGCCTGCTTTGCCTGATAACGATTTAGGAAGAGCATATTTCAATGTAACTGTTTTTAAACGCAGGAAAGAAGCATCTTCTACAAAACGATCAGATCCTAAATAGTTGTATCCACGGTCATATAATGCACGGGGAATATCTGTATCATCACCTTCATGTCTCCATCTTTTGAGAACAGCAGTACTTTGATTGCTTTTCCCATACATGTTTTCCATATTCATTCGGGTTTGATTGATCGCTTTTTGTCCTGCTCTACCATGGAAATTAGCAATTAATCCCCATGATTTGTAACGTAGACTAAATCCAAATCCACCTGTAAGCGTTGGGTTAGAGTTTCCAATATAAACAATATCATACTGGTTAATAACCCCATCACCATTTACGTCCATATATTTAGCATCACCAGGATACACTTTTAGGTCGTTATTTTTCATAACAACTGGTTTGCCCTGAATATCACTGACTAGCTTTCCTGTATTATCCCGAACATAAGTTTCATCTGTATTTTGATATACGCCTAGATATTTATATCCATAAAATGAACCAAGAGGATCTCCTTCTACCAATTTATATGCATATGCCCCATTTTTTAAAGAATAGTTTGTTGCAGTTTTATTCTCAGGCATGTCTAGTACTTCATTTTTATTCTGAGCAATATTAAAGTTTAACTGTAATCCCCAGTCCTTTCCTCTCATAATGTCATAATCTAAACGAAACTCCCAACCTTTGTTAGACATCTTGCCTGAATTATACCATGCTACGCTAGAAAAACCAGTTGATGTTGGTATATCCACATCTTTCTGCAGCATATTTGTTGTTAACTTATTATACACGTCAACAGACATATTCAATTGGTTATCAAAAAAACCTAGGTCAAGACCTAAATTTGTTTGAGTAACAGTCTCCCATTTAAGGTGATTCAGTTGAATTTTGCTAGGCTGAATAGCAACCATTTCTCCGTAGCCTGGAACAATTGGCTTAAATGTTCCTACATATGGAGATGCTCCTGTAGGAGTATTTCCACTCTGCCCCCAGCTTAACCTTAATTTAGCTGTTGATATTGATTTTAGATCTTTCACAAACTGCTCATCTCCCAATTGCCAAGCTGCACCAAGAGTTGGAAAACCTCCCCAACGGCCATTACTAGCCATACTTGAACTAGCCTCCATTCTATATCCTGCATCAAACAGATATTTATTGAAGAGTGTATAATGAGCATTCAACACACCACCTAATTCACGATTTATAACTCGTCCGGAACCGCCACCTCGGGGAGTTGAACCAGAAATAGGGTCAGTAATTTCACTACTTGAATTACCACTTGTGGAACTAGAGTAACTTGATGTAGTTTGATCGGATGTTTGGAAAATTGCACTTAATAGTAATTTATGGTTATCTGAAAAAGATTTATTATAGATAAACCTATTTTCAGTCGTTAAATAGAGCTTATCATTTCCACCGTTTGTACTATAATTAAAGTTATTATCAACCCAAGAAACGCCAGTCACACTTTGAGGTAAAAAGGAATTGCTCTTAGATGTTCTGACATCAAAGCCAACAATACCACGATAATCAAAACCTTGGAAAAAATTGTAATGAAGATTAAAAATCATACGATTAGAAGTAGAAGTGTTTTTATTTACACTTTCATTAACTAAAGCAACAGGATTAAGAACATCAGAATACTGCCCCTGAAAATAAGAATATGGGGTAAAGTAATCGCCTGTACGTTCACCATCTTCCCCAATTACATAAGGACTCATATTAGGCATTTTAGTTAAAGCCTGAGAACGGGCATTATCTGTATAATTAGCATTCTTTACTCCCTGAGTAAAGTTGAAGTTTGCAGAAATATCAAGTTTATCAGAAAACTTGTAACTCATATCAAACATCGCACTAATACGATTAAATCCGGTTCCAATAGTAGTTCCTTCTTCATTTAAGTACCCTAATGATAAACGATAAATAGCTTTATCGCCTCCACCCGACATTGAGAAGTTGTTATCAACAGAATATCCTGTTTGCGAAACCTCTTTAAGCCAATTTGTATCTTGGTTATATTCTTTAAAATATTTCCATGAAGGATCAAAACCAATTTCTTTAGTATCATAAAGCAATGCTAAATATTTATTAGCACCTGTACCACCTTCTCCAAGATCACTAACTGTATTCCAAATTGCATCTTGAATCATGGAAACATATTGATTCGCATTCAACATTGGAAGAGAACTGCCTTCTTTTCTAAACTCATATTTTGTATTAAAAGAAAATCGTATTTTTCCTCTAACACCTTTTTTCGTTTTAATCAAGAGTACACCATTTGCACCTTTTGATCCCCAAACAGCTGTTGCTGCAGCATCTTTCAATACTTCTATTGATTCAATATCACTAGGAGAAATATTAAGTAATTCACCATAATCATCAGAGTTTGCTGTTGCAAAACTAAAATCGGAAGAAACATCAACAGGAAGAGGTACACCATCAACAACAAATAATGGGTCTGATGATGCATTCAACGAAGATGTTCCTCGAATACGTATAGAGCTTTTACCTCCTGGATCAGCGCCTGAGAGCACATCCACATTTGACATTGCTCCCTGCAATGCATCCGTAAGAGAAGAAACCGGAGCAGTTTCAATGTTTCCTAAAGTTAATCTCTGAGATGCTGAAATCTGTTCCTTTGGAGTCATTCCCAAAGAATTCTTTTCCACCTTCTTTGCAGTAATTTCAATCCCTGAAATGGTTAATCCTTCTTCCTCCATTAAAGCACTAATAGTTTTCTGACCGGTATACTTTTCTCTCAGGCTCTTATATCCTATAAAAGAGAATACAATAGTTAAATTCTTTTGAGATGGGACAGAAAGACGAAACTCCCCATTCATATCAACAGAAGTACCTGCTAATGAACGATTATTTGAATTCATAACAAAAATATTGGCTCCTACGAGAGGATCACCTGTCACTTTGTCTTTTACAGAACCTGTAAGTACTGTTTGCGCAGTTACAGTCTGAACAACAAACAGCGCCAATGCTATAAAAAGAATATATCGAATATTTTTCATATTTTTTATTTTGTATCTGTTATTCAACTTCCAATATTCCATCAATCAAATAGGCAGCCCCATCTGAATAAATTTTCGGGAAATAACTTACTACATTAACTGTATTACCTTTTGAATCTTTTATTTTCAATCCAGATCCGGTATCAATCAAAGTAAGTTTAGCCATTTGTCCGTTTGGTAAATATCTAAAAGTTGTAAGTTCGCCTTTTACATTTGCTCCAGGAAAAGGATAATCCAACAAATTACTTGAGTTTACATCTACAAAATAATATTTCAGAAAATCAGCAAGTTTTGTAGTTGGAGGGATTTTACCTGCAGAGGAAGCATCAGTTATAGCTTTTTGAGTAGGAATTAATACTATAAACCGATTACCTTGCAAAAAATTAAATGCTGGAACACTCTTTGCCAACCCAGATGTTCCAATAAGAGTACTAAATCCACTAAATTCAGAAGGACAAGCAACAGCACTTGTTACCACATCTTTAAATTGAGAAAACTCCGGAACCAAAGCTGAAGCATCACCTTCAAGTGCATATGCAGTTCCATTACTCCATGAATTAATCTTCTTAAATGTTGGAGCTTCTGCTCCTGAATTATAAGTAGCTGACGAATAAATATTATTGCCTTTTGAATAAATATAATTAAAAGGACTTATTGTTTTGTAGATAGTCTCATCGTCACGGCTCGACATTGTTTTAATAACAATATGATTACCTGAGAGAATCTTTTTTTGAGTATATTTCATGGTTTCCAACCCATTCAATCCTTCTATCTGAATTTCCTGTGAACCATACTTTTTAGAATTTGTATTAATATACTTCATCGATGCTCCAGCATATGTTGTATGATTTACAATCATGTTATCAGTTGGATAAAAGACTTTAAACTGATTCTGATCACTTAATAATATATCTATATAAGAAGAAGACATATCAAGGAACATATTATATTCAGGGTTGCAAAACATGGGAGCTGTAACCTTTTCAAACATAGGTGGAACTATCACGTGATCTAATCCATAAAGTGTACCATTCACGCACATCTGTCTCAGCTTTGCCGATTTTGTATCAAATACAATAGGAGTAACCCAAGATGTTACAACCTTGCCAGATTCTATTGTCTCAGGAAACAACACTTCACCGTTATTAACATGATTACTCAACAAAGCTAGTAAGGGGACAAAATTTACATTATTGATACCACTATTACCATAATAAGGTCTCCAGTATTTATCGTAAAATGTTTGTAAGGAGGTATTATCTGGTGCAAATACATTCATAGCCTTCTTTGACAAATTAGATAATTGGGCATAATCAGAAACAGAGGAATTTAAATCGTTGGTCCATTCAGAAGCAATTGCCGGTAAAGAGGTGTGATAATGCACAAATAATGAATCTCCTTTTCCATAAGAAGCTGTAGAAGATGCATCATATTTATAATTAATAAACTTATCATAGATATTTCTAAATGTGCTATAATCAGCTGATCCTGATAACTTACTATAAATTGTTTCAAGTGGATCTACTACTTGGTTTAATGTGTATACATAGCCATTGTCTGTAACTATACTATATTCATTAACCGTTGCATTAGATACATTAAAACCTTTATCTCCACTCCATGTAGATGTGGGATAAAAATATTCATAATTAGATTTTGCATCAATGTGTTTCGAGTTAAATAAGTTAGAAGAAAAAACTGGAAGGAAACGTTCTTTATGCATCACCATTTTAACTCTTTTGTTATCTGTAGAGTCTGTTTCTGAGGTTATAGCATCACGACTCTTAGTTCTGAATTTATAAAATAAACCAGGACTTGTTGTTTCTGATTCAGCATCTATTCCTTCCGGACTATAATTTTCAAATCGTTCTTTCGTAAACGAATAATAAACTAAGTGATAAGCAATAAGCTTATCTAATTCATTAGCAGATAAATCATCCAGTGAATTGATTTTTCTTTTGGCAAAATATGCTTTGAAAGCATCATCGGTAGGAGCCATTACTGTTATTTGACCCTTTCCTTGAACTAATTCTTTATAAGATGTTTTTTCTACACCTTTCAAGAAAATAGAGAAATTGCCTTTTGCCTCAAGCACTTCCCACGAGTTGCCTTTCAACCAGGAAGGAAGTTCATAATACTTGTCCATTTCTGAATTACACGAGGTAAACAAAAATAGAATACAAGCAAAAAAAATAGACTTTTTTTTCATTGTAATTACCATGTATCAAAATTATTAGATTAATTGTTTTTTAATATTATCATTAAAGTTTTGTCTAAAACTTACTATATAACAGGTGGGGGTATACCTCTGATATAATATCCTGAATGCATTATTGAATAAAAAAAGCTTAGTATAATATTGTCTAATTTTAGACAATAAGTCAATAGTAGAAACATATATATTTTTATTTATAGATTTAAGGCATTTAACTTTTATCCCGTCATATATTAAATTATACTTAGGAATGTACAAAATAACCTAATTTATGCTATCAACAATATATCCTAAATGATAGTTATAATATCCTTTTTGATTTTACATTAACTTTTATTTAAGCTTAATAAATAAAAAGTATGCATTCATATTTTCATTTTAATTACATTAATATATCAGAAAATTAAATATTATATCTATCATTTAGACTATTAAAAGAGAAGTAAGAAATGAAAGTACTACTCTTAAAAAGAGCTTATTACGTCTTATTATTGTTGCAATTTAAATATCATGTATGAAAACAAACAGAAATAGATTTAAAAAACTTTTGAACTATTTTGTTTTCTATCCACAAAGCAAGGCAGGTTAGTTTCCTCAACAAAGAATTCTACTAGTTCTAATAATCTTTGCCAAAAACAGAGAAGAGAGAGTTATATTAATGAATAACAAGGTTTTAACAAAAGAACATATAGAAACCCTACATCAATAATAGTCTTTCATATTAAACTACTTTGATTGAAACAGATAATGGTCAGCATTACCCTGAAAAGAATAGTGTAAAAAAGAATAAGACACGGAATAATTTAAGTTTGATATATATCAAAGTATACGTTTGATATATATCAAAGACACACTTAGATATATATCAAACACAAAGTTAGATGTATATCTAATGATAATTATTACTTTATCCGTTCAAATTTATAAAGAGATAAAAAGCTCTAAAAAGGAAGAAAACATTTTGAACAGCACATTGTTATTAATATAAATAACAATATGTTATCAAAATGAGAACAATACATCTTATTAGGATATTGGTTTTTGGAGCAATAGTTCTACTATATGGTTGCACAAGCCCTGTAAAAGAAGTAAAAAAGAGAATGGCTGTGAATTACCATCTACACATCAACCAGCATGTTGCTTCACTAAACTCATCACTAGAACATATTAATGCAGTGGTTTATGTAGATAGCATAAACACTAAGAGTGTTACTACCTCTAACTCATTAAAGAATATTATCAATAAAAAATCATTCAGAGCTATTCCCTCTGCTATATTTCAATTTGAATTGTCTTCAATTGGTAACAGCAAGGTCTCACTAAAACAATACAATGAAGTTAGACAACATATGCTCCAGATGATGAAGGATAGTTTGAGCATTTACATTAAATATAAAGATAAGATGGTTGTAAATCTGTTGGTTGACAAACTATTAGCCTGTTATTCAGCACAATTTCCTATAAAAAATGCTTATTCCTATTACAAAGAGCAGAGAGAGTATGCCGGAATATTCTTACAGTTCCTCGAAACGGGGAATGAAGGGTATTGTAATGATCTGAATTTACTCCCGGGAGATTGCAACTGGGGATATATATTTCTCTCTGCCAACGGCAAATGTTTGTTTAAGTTTGAATGCATTGGCTCGGACAGTATTCAATTTAATATCGGAAATTTTGAAAGAAAATCAGATACATTGATTTGTAATTTCAAAAACACTTATTCATATTTAGAGAAATATGATAAAAATACTGGCGTCAGCATTTCTAATCCAAACGAGGGAAAGATAAGTAAAGATAATGGTTTTATATTAAAGCTATTACCATGCGAATGTATACAATACCCTTTTATTATCAAACATATAAATGAGGAAGAAGGAAACAACATATTACAGACTTATGTGGTTAAAATAGCTACTTTTAAAGAACAAGATGATTTTATAAAGTCAATAAGAGATATAAAGGATATTTCAAAAATGATTAAGAATTAAAGACAGAAAGAGGCAGTCAATGATGGCTGCCTCTTTCTGTCTTTATATCAGGTCTAGAAATATTAGCTCATTCACCTTTAAAACATTTGTAACTGATAAATGAATCCTAAAGAAATTCTGTCTGTATTATAATTATCAAATCCCAAAGATTTAGCCGTATTTGTATATTGATATGCACGACCTACGTAAGTTAAGAAGAAATGCAGGTTCGATTCCATAGGATAATATTCCAATCCTGCAAAATACCCGTAAGAAGTGCGATATTTACCTTTTGAGAATCCCACCAAATTATCCTTTAATGAAGCCGTTTCATACATTCCTTTCAGGAAAACATTCCATTTGGGAGCAAACCGATAATTCAGTTTCGTAACCAATGACAAATATTCTGCATTCACTGCATTTCCATATCTACTTGAATTAGTGATGCCGCTCATTATTCCATTACGATCTAATTCTTCATTAGAATACATAAAATCAAAGAACATATTGAATTTGCCTTGTGTAAGTTCATTTCCCAAGGCAAAGTAGTACATATTCTTGCTTTTAGCCTCGTTCATCAACGATGCAGACCAGCGGGTCTTGAATGCATTTTTAAAGAAGTTACCATTCCAGTTGATCGTGTATACTAGCGGCGTTTCGCTTTGCACAATGCCTGTATTACCTACATTGTAAGTGCCTGCAAAGCTCGTATTCATACTATTCAGAACCTGGAACTGTAACTGGTGATTATCACTGAAATTATAGGCAAAGTTTACTCCGGTAAGGAAATTGCTCATATTCTCAATCATGTCACTGTATTCATAGATTTCAATCGGATTCAAATCGAACTCAATACCTCCGTAGGCTGCACATTGTTTTCCGATAAACATTGAAAAGTCGTCAGATACTTTCACTCCGATTCCTGCAACATCAATGGAAGTTGGTAAGTTATCAATATTACCACTACCAGTATTCGGCCGGTTCAAGCGTTGTCTCCACCGGTATGACAACCAGTCGTTAACTTTACCTTTAGCCTCAATACGAAGTTGTCTCATATTAAATTTACTAATCTCATGAGTTCCATTATCAAACAGATTATCAAAACTACCATTCATATTCAGAAAGAAGTTGAATTTATCTGTCTTCTTCTTGATATTCGTTACATCCTCAAACAAACTTTTCGAGGAACGCATATCGTCGTTCTGCTGTGCCTTGACACCGGTCATGCACAACAAAACGCCCAACAATAGTATATACTTTTTCATATCAATATTCATTAAAATAAGTTTGAATCTGTTTCCAATCGCTAGTCTTTGTCAGTGCAAGCATCAACAGAACTCTTGACTTCTGAGGATTTAGTTCCTGAGAAGCTATAAATCCATATTCGGCATCATTTACCTCTGCATCCAATGTACTTGGACCGGTTGGTACTCTTGACGAACGAACAACCTGAATACCAGCCTTTCTTGCTCTGATTAGTTCCGGGAAAATATTCTTGTGAATGTTACCATTTCCTACACCTGCATGAACAATACCTTTATAACCGGCAGCAATCAATGCATTAACAGCTTCGGGTTCCACATTTGAATAGCTATAAATAATCCCCACTTTAGGAAGTTTATCTAATTTATCAACAGAGAACTCTGATGCTGAAGTGTGAATCTTGGTAGGAATACGATTAAAAAACACTTTACTATTAAAAACATAACCTAATGGGCCGCAATTAGGAGATTGGAAAGTCTCCACACTGATTGTATTTGTTTTCAGTACATCTCCGGCTCCAAGAATAAGTCCATTCATAACAACCATAACCCCTTTGCCTACAGATTCTTTTGATGAGGCAGTAACTACGGCATTATATAAATTCAACGGACCATCTGCACTAATTGCTGTTGAAGGACGCATAGCACCAACCAGAATAACCGGTTTATCACTATTTACCACAAGATTGAGAAAATAAGCGGTTTCTTCCATGGTATCGGTTCCATGAGTAATCACAATACCATCTACTTTACTATCAGCAAGCAATATATTAATCCGCTTCGCGAGAGTGAGCCATACATCGTCAGACATATCCTGTGATCCTATTCTGACAATTTGTTCGCCAGTTACATTTGCCACATTATTAATATCAGGAACAGCATCAAGTAATGCACTGATAGCTACTTGTCCGGCTGTATAATTTGTTTTTGTACTAGAAGCACCGGTTCCGGCTATCGTACCTCCTGTGGCTAAAATGTGAATATTAGGCTTTTGAGCCATTACTGTTAATGCTGATAGCAACACACAGAAAACAAAAAATTGGAATCTTTTAACTGCTTTCATAACAATACATTTAATGGTTTATAAAAATAAGTCTTATGAAAAGAATTGAATCAACAGCAAACCTACGCCTACGGCCACCACAGTAGAGATTAGACCAGGCATCATAAATGAGTGATTCAGCACATATTTACCAATGCGGGTAGTGCCCGTCCGGTCAAAATTAATAGCTGCTACAACTGTTGGATAATTAGGAATAAAGAAGTAGCCATTCACTGCCGGAAACAATGCA
This genomic interval carries:
- the ansB gene encoding L-asparaginase 2, with the translated sequence MKAVKRFQFFVFCVLLSALTVMAQKPNIHILATGGTIAGTGASSTKTNYTAGQVAISALLDAVPDINNVANVTGEQIVRIGSQDMSDDVWLTLAKRINILLADSKVDGIVITHGTDTMEETAYFLNLVVNSDKPVILVGAMRPSTAISADGPLNLYNAVVTASSKESVGKGVMVVMNGLILGAGDVLKTNTISVETFQSPNCGPLGYVFNSKVFFNRIPTKIHTSASEFSVDKLDKLPKVGIIYSYSNVEPEAVNALIAAGYKGIVHAGVGNGNIHKNIFPELIRARKAGIQVVRSSRVPTGPSTLDAEVNDAEYGFIASQELNPQKSRVLLMLALTKTSDWKQIQTYFNEY
- a CDS encoding porin, which produces MKKYILLLGVLLCMTGVKAQQNDDMRSSKSLFEDVTNIKKKTDKFNFFLNMNGSFDNLFDNGTHEISKFNMRQLRIEAKGKVNDWLSYRWRQRLNRPNTGSGNIDNLPTSIDVAGIGVKVSDDFSMFIGKQCAAYGGIEFDLNPIEIYEYSDMIENMSNFLTGVNFAYNFSDNHQLQFQVLNSMNTSFAGTYNVGNTGIVQSETPLVYTINWNGNFFKNAFKTRWSASLMNEAKSKNMYYFALGNELTQGKFNMFFDFMYSNEELDRNGIMSGITNSSRYGNAVNAEYLSLVTKLNYRFAPKWNVFLKGMYETASLKDNLVGFSKGKYRTSYGYFAGLEYYPMESNLHFFLTYVGRAYQYTNTAKSLGFDNYNTDRISLGFIYQLQMF